One Stratiformator vulcanicus genomic window, TCGACGAGCGTGAATTTCCCCGGCCTGTTATTCGATGGCGGATGAAGTTTGACATCGCCGTTTCGAATTGACTCGTAAGTCACGACGAGGATATCCGGCTCAGCCGACAGGTTACCTGGTACCGACTTTAATCGCGCGTCCGATATGTAAACCTCGCCCAAGTCCAACTCGACGGTCCGAAGTGTGATTTCAACTGCAATATGCGTTTTGGGGCCGCCATGATCGGCGAGTTCCTCCGCATTCATATCGATCTCAATATCACCATCGATGTAATCGATACGTCCCCGCAGGGGAAAATGATCAGACCGTGCCCAAGCGGTGAAATTTTCCAATGACTCGGCTGCGCCGAGCGGAATTTGGACGTCGGGGTCATGAAAAATGACGGTCGACATGGCCGGTTTCCTCTCTCGGCGCCGGAACACTATTCACCATTATCTCAATGGCTCTTTCCGACGCAATCGCTAATTGCGGTTGATCGCTATCGTGTCTGGAAGCGAAGAGCATCGAAACTAACCGGCGACTGATCCGCGGTTCGTAGTGTCGACGGGCGTTTCCCCGATCGAATCATTTAATATCCAGATCCCTTGCTTGCGCTGCGGGCTTGTTCGATGACTTCGTCTGTTTTTAATTGTTTCTTACACCTATCGCTTGGGCCGATAGTAGTGTGTGGCTTGTCCGCCGACGCCTTCGCCCGATTCCATGAGTGTTTCCGACAGCGTCGGGTGGGCGTGAATCGTCGCGGCAAGGTCCTCAGCGACGGCTCCCATTTCGACGGCGAGCGTGCCTTCGGCGATCAATTCGCCCGCGTTCGCACCGACGATTCCAACCCCGAGGATGCGGTCGGTTTCGGGGTCACAAACCAATTTGGTCAGTCCATCAATCCGATCAATCGTCTGGGCGCGTCCGCTCGCCGCCCACGGGAATTTCGACACCTTTACCTTACGGCCCGCGGCTTTTGCTTCGGCTTCGGTGATCCCGACCCAGGCGAGTTCGGGGTCGGTAAAGACCACGGCGGGGATGCCGACGTTATCGAACTCGGTGCTATGACCCAGCAGCGTCTCAACGGCAATCCGAGCTTCTCGCGTGGCTTTGTGGGCGAGCATCGGTTCGCCCGCGACGTCGCCAATCGCGAGGATATTCGGATCGCTGGTTCGCATGGCCTTATCGACCACGGCGAAGCCCTTGTCATCGGTCTCGACGCGCGTGTTTTCGAGGCCGATGCCCTTACTCGTCGGGCGGCGACCGATCGCGATTAAAACGCGATCGAAGACCTGCTCTGCATCAGCTCCCTTGTCGACAGCTTCACCGGAGAAGGTCGCTTTAATGCCGTCTTTCGTCGCTTCAAGCGACTCGACTTTCGTGTTTAAATTAATCGCCGCGAATTCCTTCGCGAGCTTCTGTTGTAATGGCTTGACGAGATCGCGATCGGCGCCGGGCAGCAGTCCGTCGGTCATTTCGACCACCGATACTTCCGACCCCAGGGCTCCGTAAACGCTTCCCATCTCGAGGCCGATGTAACCACCACCAACAACGAGGAGCTTCGCTGGAACATCCTTTAGCTCCAGCGCCCCGGTCGAGTTCATGACTCGTTCGTCGCCGATGTCAAAGAACGACGGCATCGCGGGGACACTGCCGGTCGCGAGAATGCACTTCTTGAATTTGAGTGTCTCGTTGGAGCCGTCCGGTTTGGTCAGGCTGAGCGTGTTCGAATCGACAAAGGTGCCGCGGGCCTGAATAATCTCGACGCCCCGTCCTTTGCCGAGCTGACTAATGCCGCCGGTCAGTTGATCGACGACGCCCGTTTTGAAGCCGCGGAGCCGGTCGAGATCGATCTTCGGCTCGCCGAAGGTCAGGCCCCACTGCTTCGCTTCTTCGGCTTCGTGGATCAGCTTGGCGACGTGCAGCAACGTCTTCGAAGGGATACAGCCGACGCGGAGGCAGGTGCCGCCCGGTTGGATGTTTTCATCGACCATAACCACCTTCAGCCCGTGGTCGGCGGCATCAAAGGCAGCCGGATATCCTCCGGGACCGCCTCCCAGCACGACGAGGTCGACGGCATCTGAATCAACTTCGGTTTCCGATGACGGCTGCGGTGCGGGTTTCTGTCCCGACTTTGATTCGGCCTGTGCTTGCCCGCTCGTATCGGCCGATGAATCTCCGCCATCCTCTGATTCACCTTCGCCACCTTCGACGGTGATGAGGACGTCGCCGACCTTGACGGTGTCACCTTCACTGACATGAATTTTCGAGATCGTCCCTCCGAAAGGGCACTCGACCGGGGCGACCGCTTTTTCGGTCTCGACCTCCATGATCGTCTGCTCGGGACTGATGGTGTCCCCCTCGGCGACCATGATTTCGGAGATGTCCGCTTCTTCGACACCTTCGGAGACCTGCGGTAACTTGAACTCCTGAGCCATCTTCAAAACCTTCCGCCCATCCGGGGGTTTGTGCCTCCGGCAGGGATGCCTTGCTGGATCGTACGGTGGTTGCGCTTTTTACAGTGCAATCATAAAGGTGCGCGTTTCGGAACCATAGTGAGCACGAAGGACGCAGATGAACGACCATTCGCCGGGTGGGGAACTTCCCGATTCGAAAGCCCGCCTCGCCGAGGTCGAGTCGCTCCTGATGCACACGCAGCACGAGTTGGAACAGCTCGGCGAGGTCCTGCTGAAGCAAATGAGACAGCTCGAGACGATCGAGCGAAAACTCAACAAATTTGAGAATCGCGTCGAAAAGCTGGAGGACGACCCTGAAAATCGCGACCCGACCGCTGAGAAGCCGCCGCACTATTGATACAGATTCACTGAGAGAATTCTGTGAATCACGCGACGAGTCTCGGCAATCGCTCTCAGCGAATCGCGGTGTCGGTCCCAGCCGAGTCGGCGAACGTCTTTCGAAGCGGCGTCGCATCAGCCGGCAGCGTCGGGCCGTCTTCGGTGCCGTAGAGCCGAAATAGCTTGTAGTGGCGACTTTCGCCCGCTCCGAGCGGAACGTTGATTTCGCCAAGTTCACGCCAGGCGAGGGCATCATCCATCAGATGTTGCCCCGGCCCGCTGACTGCGGGGGTAATGACGTAGGCACCGGTCCGCCCGATCTCCGCCGGGTCGGGCCACAGGTCGTACTGGCTGATGATTCGGCCGGTCGGATTGTCGCAATCGACGAGCGGTTGGTCGGCGAGATAGAACGCGACGGGGCTCGCCGGCGTGCGATTCTCGGTGAAGATGACCGGGACCTCTCTTACCCGTTCATCGTCGGCCCATAATTGATCGATCGCTGCGGCGGTTTCCCGCCAACCGCGGAGTCGGATCGTCGGGTCGAGACCTGTTCCCGCAATGCCGGTGGCTGTTACAGCAAACGGAGTCGCATACGTGAGCAATGAGGCCGCGATGCCGGTCGCAATCGCAGCACGTCGCCACAGCATCTGACTGCCGAAGCGGTCCCAGACTTTCCACTCGGCTCCGACCTTCGAGCATAGGCAGGCTGCGACCAGAATCACCCCGGTCGCGTAAAACGGGGCCGGCCAGTTCGGTTGGACCCGCTGCAGCCAGCTCAAACCGAATACCCCAATCAACGGAACGATGCTGAAGGCGACGAGAAATCGTTCCCGTCGGCCCAACGATCGAAACGCCAGCAGGCAACCAATCCCGGCCGTCAGAAAGGTTCCGTACGTCACCGGCGACAGCACGCCGAACTGGCTGGCGAAGTATTCGAGTGCCCGAGCCATTCGCAGCGACAGTGGCGTCACTTCGGTCTTGGAGCCGAAATGCTCACTGGTATGTTGAAACGTGATCCAATCGTGCCGACTGTTCCACTCCAAGACCGGAAGCAGAAACAGCATCGCGACGATCGGCACAAGCCACGTCGAAGCGTGCCTGAGTTGCTTCCACTCGGACTTTGACGAAATGAGGAAAAGTCCCGTCAGCGGAATCACTCCCAGCATCGTTTGCTTCGAGAGGACGCCGAGCCCGATCGCCAGCGTTGCGGCGATCGCCCAATAGTTTCTTTGCGGGCCGCCCTCGAGCATTCGCCACAGGGAATACACCGCCGCGCCCCAAAAGAACATCAGCGGGGCGTCGATGGTCATTAGCAGACTCATCACGACATTGCCGGGGCAGGCGGCCGCGAGCAGCGTCGCGAAGAACCCGGTGCGGGCATCGAACATTCGTCGCGACAACAGGAAGGCGAACACAAGCCCGCCAGTGCCCAGCAATACTGCTGGAAGCCGCACCGCGAATGTCGTGTCGCCGAACAAGCCGGTCGAAGCCGCGATGATCCAGGCGATCATCGGTGGTTTGCTGTAATAACCCCAATCGAGGTGCCGCGACCAATCCCAGTAGTAGGCCTCATCCGTCACCAAATCGAGCGGAACGACCGCCGCGTAGACGACGCGAACGACGGCCAGCCCGGCGATCAAGCCGAACGCGGCGCGCGTCCACACAAGCGTTTCAGAAGTGATGCCTGAATTCGGAGCTGATTCAGGCAACTGAGAACTGCTGCCGGTGGTCATCGCTGGCGCATCCATCTTGGCACATCTCCGTCGCAAATCGGATCCCGATCCATCGGGCTACTCGACGGAAAGCTAGCAAAAGCCCCTACTGGGACGAAGATGAGTTCCGCGGGCGGGCTGCGCTCGCGGGTGAGAGTTTAGAGGCGAGAGGTGAGACATGTTTGATGGCGGGGTCCTGACCTGTTTGTCCCATAACTCTCAACCATTCGGATGCGGCTGCGCAACCGTCTCTGTTGGGGTAGAGGAACATACGGTGCGCACCGCCTCTGTTCGTCCCGCCGGTGGGGGTCGTTGAAAGACGGTCGTTCCCATGCGGCGGATGTTGCCGCGGCAAAGCTGCGGACACGTGTCCGATTTTTTGAAGCTTTTAGCTGTCAACGTTTAGCTGTCAGCGAAAAAGAAAGAAGAACGGGCGGCCCGGCCGAGGTCGGCCGGGTGCCGTCAGGCACAAGACGTCTGTCGAGAATGTCACGAAAGAGCGGGAGGCCGACTACTTCAGCGAGAGTCTTTCGAAAGTCATCTTGTCGCTGCGCGACCCGGCCAAAATTGGCCGGGCTACCCGCTTCAAGAATTCCTGCCATGTGCGAGGATGATGAGAACTATCGCGACCGGTTGCGCGATGAATAGAAGTAAAAACATGCCGGCAAGCGTCGCTTGCCACCAAGGAAGTGGGGCCACATTTCGCCCTGCTTGGGCAGGTGGCAGCATAGCAACCGCGATGGAACTACGAAGCATCCCTAGTAGCATCCATCGGACCGGTCGGCGTCGGCGAATCGATCTTAAAAACACCTTCGCAGGCCCTCTTTTTAACCACCATCAAGACCAATCAGCTCGCAAAACTCTTCTTCCTTCAACACTTTCACCCCAAGTTCGTTGGCCTTGGTCAGCTTACTCCCGGCATCTGTTCCTGCGACGACGTAGTCGGTTTTCTTCGAAACGCTGCTTGATGACTTGCCACCGTGATCGCGGATCAGTTCCTTGATCTCGTCACGCGTGAAGCGTTCGAGGCTGCCGGTGGCGACGACTGTTTTGCCGGCGAGGGGTCCGGTGCTGCGGTCGGGTCGCTGCTTGACCGGTTGGCCGAAATCGAGGCCGAGGTCGCGGAACTCTTCGATCAGTTTTCGATTTCGCTCGGCTTCGAAAAAGTCGTGCACCGAGCGGGCGATGACATCGCCGATTTCCGGAATCGCGGCCAGCGACTCGGTCGACTGTTTCATGATCTCGTCCAGCGTCCCGAGTTCCTCGGCCAGGACGCGGGCATTGCTTTGACCGACATGCCGAATGTTCAGACCGGTCAGCAGCCGCCACATTGGACGCGACTTCGACTTTTCGACCGAACCAATCAACTTATCGACCGACTTCTCGCCCATCCGCTCAAGATTCAAGAGATCGTCGCGGCGGTCTTTGAGGCGGTACAGGTCGGGCAGCGACTTGACGAGGTCGTTGGCGATGAGCTGGTCGATCAATTTTTCGCCAAGGCCGTCGATGTCCATCGCCGTCCGCGAGGCGAAAAACTCAAGCGACCCTTTCAGCCGGGCGGGGCAGTTCGGGTTGGGGCAACGGAAGTCGACTTCCCCGTCATCTCGTTGCAGCTTCGTATCGCAAACCGGGCAGTTCGCGGGGAAGCGGATCGCCTTGGCGTTCTTCTTTCGCTTCTCTTTGGCGACCCGCAGGACGTGCGGAATAATTTTACCGGCTTTCTCAACCACGACCTCGTCGCCTTCGTGCAAATCAAGCCGCGCGATCTCATCGGCATTGTGCAGGCTGGCCCGGGAAACGGTCGTGCCGGCGATCTCGACGGGTGCAAGAAACGCAACTGGTGTCACACGTCCGGTCTTGCCGACCTGAAATTGCACGTCCTCGAGCGTGGTCGTTGCCTCGTACTTTTCCCACTTGTAGGCGACCAACCAGCGCGGGCTTTTCGACGTATTGCCAAGCGTGCGGCGTTGGTCGAAGCGATCCACTTTGAGAACCAATCCGTCGACTTCGAAGTCGAGCGACGGAATCTCCTCGATCATTTCTTCGATCTTCGATTGAGCCTCTTCAAGTGTCTTTGCGTGACGGACCTGCGGTGTGGCCACCACGCCGAACGCTTTGAGTTTCTCCAGAAAGACTTGGTGCGATTTGAAATCGATGCCCTCGTACGCCCCGATACCGTGGGCGAAGAATCGAAGCTTGCGCTCCGCACAGACTTTGGGATCGAGCAGCTTGATTGAGCCCGCAGTCAAATTCCGGGGGTTGGCGTAAACCGTTTCGCCGCGCTTCTCCTGCTCAGCACGGAGGTCGGCGAAGTCGGAATTGGGGATGTAAGCCTCGCCGCGAATTTCGATCAATTCGGGCAGGTCGGCTGATTGCAGATTGATTGACTGCAGCTTGAGAGGCAAATCGCGGATCGTGCGGGCATTGTGCGTGACGTCGTCCCCCCGCTGCCCGTCGCCCCGCGTCACGGCGGTCGCCAATGTTCCGTTTTCATAGACGACCGCGAGGGCGACGCCGTCGATTTTGTATTCGATGGTGTAGGTGAAGTCGGCCCCGTCGAGGCCGCGGCGGACGCGGTCATCGAAATCGGCCAGCCTGTTGAGATCGAACACGTTGTCGATCGACAGCATCGGCACGCGATGCTCGACGGTTTGAAATTCGTCGATCGGCTCACCGCCGACGCGATGCGAGGGGCTGTTCGGATCGTCGTATTCGGGGTGCTCCTGCTCCAGATCGATCAGCCGCTGCATCTGGCGATCGAACTC contains:
- a CDS encoding Uma2 family endonuclease; its protein translation is MSTVIFHDPDVQIPLGAAESLENFTAWARSDHFPLRGRIDYIDGDIEIDMNAEELADHGGPKTHIAVEITLRTVELDLGEVYISDARLKSVPGNLSAEPDILVVTYESIRNGDVKLHPPSNNRPGKFTLVEGPVALVVEIVSDSSVFKDKEKLRTAYFEAGVAEYWLVDAREEALQFDLLTRDPESSQYVERQPDENGFLRSDVLDAAFRLERSLNPAGYNRYRLIRREDG
- the lpdA gene encoding dihydrolipoyl dehydrogenase; the encoded protein is MAQEFKLPQVSEGVEEADISEIMVAEGDTISPEQTIMEVETEKAVAPVECPFGGTISKIHVSEGDTVKVGDVLITVEGGEGESEDGGDSSADTSGQAQAESKSGQKPAPQPSSETEVDSDAVDLVVLGGGPGGYPAAFDAADHGLKVVMVDENIQPGGTCLRVGCIPSKTLLHVAKLIHEAEEAKQWGLTFGEPKIDLDRLRGFKTGVVDQLTGGISQLGKGRGVEIIQARGTFVDSNTLSLTKPDGSNETLKFKKCILATGSVPAMPSFFDIGDERVMNSTGALELKDVPAKLLVVGGGYIGLEMGSVYGALGSEVSVVEMTDGLLPGADRDLVKPLQQKLAKEFAAINLNTKVESLEATKDGIKATFSGEAVDKGADAEQVFDRVLIAIGRRPTSKGIGLENTRVETDDKGFAVVDKAMRTSDPNILAIGDVAGEPMLAHKATREARIAVETLLGHSTEFDNVGIPAVVFTDPELAWVGITEAEAKAAGRKVKVSKFPWAASGRAQTIDRIDGLTKLVCDPETDRILGVGIVGANAGELIAEGTLAVEMGAVAEDLAATIHAHPTLSETLMESGEGVGGQATHYYRPKR
- a CDS encoding SlyX family protein translates to MNDHSPGGELPDSKARLAEVESLLMHTQHELEQLGEVLLKQMRQLETIERKLNKFENRVEKLEDDPENRDPTAEKPPHY
- a CDS encoding ArnT family glycosyltransferase, whose translation is MDAPAMTTGSSSQLPESAPNSGITSETLVWTRAAFGLIAGLAVVRVVYAAVVPLDLVTDEAYYWDWSRHLDWGYYSKPPMIAWIIAASTGLFGDTTFAVRLPAVLLGTGGLVFAFLLSRRMFDARTGFFATLLAAACPGNVVMSLLMTIDAPLMFFWGAAVYSLWRMLEGGPQRNYWAIAATLAIGLGVLSKQTMLGVIPLTGLFLISSKSEWKQLRHASTWLVPIVAMLFLLPVLEWNSRHDWITFQHTSEHFGSKTEVTPLSLRMARALEYFASQFGVLSPVTYGTFLTAGIGCLLAFRSLGRRERFLVAFSIVPLIGVFGLSWLQRVQPNWPAPFYATGVILVAACLCSKVGAEWKVWDRFGSQMLWRRAAIATGIAASLLTYATPFAVTATGIAGTGLDPTIRLRGWRETAAAIDQLWADDERVREVPVIFTENRTPASPVAFYLADQPLVDCDNPTGRIISQYDLWPDPAEIGRTGAYVITPAVSGPGQHLMDDALAWRELGEINVPLGAGESRHYKLFRLYGTEDGPTLPADATPLRKTFADSAGTDTAIR
- the ligA gene encoding NAD-dependent DNA ligase LigA, whose product is MSETVRQEIEELRRKIEHHNHLYYSKAQPEISDREFDRQMQRLIDLEQEHPEYDDPNSPSHRVGGEPIDEFQTVEHRVPMLSIDNVFDLNRLADFDDRVRRGLDGADFTYTIEYKIDGVALAVVYENGTLATAVTRGDGQRGDDVTHNARTIRDLPLKLQSINLQSADLPELIEIRGEAYIPNSDFADLRAEQEKRGETVYANPRNLTAGSIKLLDPKVCAERKLRFFAHGIGAYEGIDFKSHQVFLEKLKAFGVVATPQVRHAKTLEEAQSKIEEMIEEIPSLDFEVDGLVLKVDRFDQRRTLGNTSKSPRWLVAYKWEKYEATTTLEDVQFQVGKTGRVTPVAFLAPVEIAGTTVSRASLHNADEIARLDLHEGDEVVVEKAGKIIPHVLRVAKEKRKKNAKAIRFPANCPVCDTKLQRDDGEVDFRCPNPNCPARLKGSLEFFASRTAMDIDGLGEKLIDQLIANDLVKSLPDLYRLKDRRDDLLNLERMGEKSVDKLIGSVEKSKSRPMWRLLTGLNIRHVGQSNARVLAEELGTLDEIMKQSTESLAAIPEIGDVIARSVHDFFEAERNRKLIEEFRDLGLDFGQPVKQRPDRSTGPLAGKTVVATGSLERFTRDEIKELIRDHGGKSSSSVSKKTDYVVAGTDAGSKLTKANELGVKVLKEEEFCELIGLDGG